A portion of the Rhizoctonia solani chromosome 6, complete sequence genome contains these proteins:
- a CDS encoding GATA type zinc finger codes for MANARVDWGEFEYDGQNLLFSGHARMPPEQLPSFLLTADGDDRPHAWWVAQTKLYELRTTSNPSVREMRDMLAQAIKQNRLAVPEVLREAERNAGELMRLYSLREAFNRRHRDATAHATPAVSPTTPSRTSSPRPTQSSPGAMSLHNMVAHQTLMSMPLAAPVPVPGPTPHALPLFPLIPHRAHGGIPVPAPGPNPPPLVPAYAPYAAYTTRPAPTPPTQHTLPMDEDPDPGSPTEVDELADEDKAAAATTTATTATDPQPDRPKKRSRPTRAHPSSPRVCTTCARTDSPEWRRGPHGPKTLCNACGLKWAKASGAGRRRGGQANTNEWRGEAFSSNVQSPASRPGTADPFQGPPPTSAPLASSTSLPVSTNLPSSLAPPPSSSLPSSLVGSSAPVIAVPPNPRSPVGSHSPDVKVETDAPSGLMDLATVAALESGRTDEPQSQSLKRPRADSSYNGLGRYDRPPSSRTPSSTRGYPEPYTPAYPDKPYSESATRPYSDSSRTYSSSGSEGAGGVRPINVIPIGSYRD; via the exons ATGGCTAATGCGCGCGTTGACTGGGGCGAGTTTGAGTATGATGGACAGAATCTGTTGTTCTCTGGCCATGCGCGGATGCCGCCCGAGCAGCTCCCGAGTTTTCTGCTGACTGCCGACGGGGACGACAG ACCGCATGCATGGTGGGTCGCACAGACCAAGCTGTATGAGCTGCGGACGACATCGAATCCGAGTGTGCGGGAGATGCGGGACATGCTTGCCCAGGCAATCAAGCAGAACCGACTCGCTGTCCCAGAGGTGTTGCGCGAGGCCGAACGCAATGCGGGCGAGCTCATGCGACTGTATTCGCTGCGAGAGGCGTTCAATCGGCGGCACAGAGATGCCACGGCCCATGCCACACCCGCTGTTTCCCCCACTACTCCGTCCCGCACGTCGTCCCCTCGTCCGACCCAGTCCTCTCCCGGTGCTATGAGTCTGCACAACATGGTTGCCCACCAGACACTCATGTCCATGCCACTCGCTGCCCCCGTGCCAGTCCCCGGTCCCACTCCCCATGCCCTGCCCCTCTTCCCCCTCATCCCCCACCGCGCACACGGCGGCATCCCCGTTCCCGCACCCGGTCCCAACCCCCCTCCCCTCGTCCCCGCCTATGCCCCCTATGCAGCCTATACCACCCGCCCTGCCCCCACTCCCCCCACACAGCACACCCTCCCCATGGACGAAGACCCCGACCCAGGCTCCCCCACCGAGGTCGATGAGCTCGCAGACGAGGACAAGGCTGCCGCAGCGACCACCACCGCCACCACAGCGACAGACCCCCAGCCAGACCGGCCCAAGAAACGG AGCCGCCCAACCCGAGCCCACCCGTCTTCCCCCCGTGTTTGCACAACCTGCGCCAGGACCGATAGCCCCGAGTGGAGGCGTGGTCCTCACGGGCCCAAGACCCTCTGCAATGCCTGTGGTTTGAAATGGGCCAAGGCCAGTGGCGCAGGCAGACGCCGTGGCGGCCAGGCCAATACTAATGAGTGGCGGGGTGAGGCTTTCAG TTCAAATGTTCAGTCCCCGGCCTCCCGACCTGGCACCGCCGATCCCTTTCAAGGCCCCCCGCCAACCTCTGCCCCCCTTGCCTCTTCCACTAGTCTCCCTGTATCCACCAACCTCCCGTCCTCGCTCGCCCCGCCTCCCTCCTCCAGCCTTCCATCCTCGCTCGTAGGATCTAGCGCGCCTGTGATAGCCGTTCCCCCCAACCCACGCTCCCCCGTCGGTTCCCACAGTCCAGATGTCAAGGTTGAGACCGACGCCCCTAGCGGTCTCATGGATCTAGCCACCGTGGCCGCCCTTGAATCGGGCCGCACCGACGAACCCCAGTCTCAGAGCTTGAAACGTCCCCGCGCAGACTCTAGCTACAACGGTCTCGGCCGATACGATCGACCCCCTTCCAGTCGCACTCCCTCCAGCACCAGAGGCTACCCCGAGCCATACACCCCCGCGTACCCGGACAAGCCCTACTCCGAGTCGGCCACTCGCCCGTATTCTGATTCATCCCGCACCTATTCGTCCAGCGGGAGTGAGGGTGCAGGCGGAGTTCGCCCGATTAATGTCATTCCGATTGGGAGCTATCGTGATTAG